One window of the Actinomycetota bacterium genome contains the following:
- the rpsT gene encoding 30S ribosomal protein S20 has product MANIKSQKKRILTNEKAHQRNKAVKSEVKTAIKKVDASIAAGDNSAASSAANHANRLLDRAVSKGIIHKNQAANRKSGLAKRVPKG; this is encoded by the coding sequence GTGGCAAACATCAAGAGTCAGAAGAAGCGGATTCTCACTAACGAGAAAGCCCACCAGCGCAACAAGGCTGTAAAGTCCGAAGTAAAGACCGCTATCAAAAAAGTGGATGCATCGATCGCAGCAGGCGATAACTCAGCCGCCTCATCTGCTGCAAACCATGCTAACCGGCTGCTCGACCGTGCCGTAAGCAAGGGTATAATCCACAAGAACCAGGCAGCGAACAGGAAGTCCGGTCTCGCGAAGCGAGTCCCCAAGGGATAG